One genomic window of Evansella cellulosilytica DSM 2522 includes the following:
- a CDS encoding sirohydrochlorin chelatase: protein MEKEQWKKGVLILAHGSRDKKWVQLIDESVDNIKTDVPVTIGYLELIEGRSIADGVRRLEQQGVEEILAIPFFVCSGSTHLAEIQYALGVIKTPLLETDLPLIHPKANIVWGEAMDYHPFILKVLEERISSLTLEPENERLLLVAHGSNRPDFEPKWEKTLRYMCTYFKEKYRFNDSNYGTILPDTITEAAEQLSDNNKHKLVVVPVFLSEGYYTSKKIPSKLVEVDHVYDGKTYLPHSAITEWLQEQVNNYV, encoded by the coding sequence ATGGAAAAAGAGCAATGGAAAAAAGGAGTATTAATTTTAGCGCACGGATCACGTGATAAAAAATGGGTTCAATTAATTGATGAAAGTGTCGATAACATTAAAACAGATGTGCCAGTAACGATCGGGTATCTTGAATTAATTGAAGGTCGCAGCATCGCTGATGGCGTCAGAAGACTTGAACAACAAGGTGTAGAAGAAATATTAGCGATTCCTTTTTTCGTTTGCTCTGGAAGTACACATCTCGCAGAAATTCAATATGCTCTTGGCGTTATTAAAACGCCTTTACTTGAAACGGACCTTCCTCTCATCCATCCGAAGGCAAACATCGTTTGGGGAGAGGCAATGGACTATCATCCGTTTATTTTAAAGGTACTTGAAGAACGTATATCGTCCCTTACGCTGGAACCAGAAAACGAGCGGTTATTACTCGTTGCACACGGAAGTAACCGACCTGACTTTGAGCCAAAATGGGAAAAAACTTTACGTTATATGTGCACGTATTTCAAAGAAAAATACCGTTTTAACGATAGTAACTACGGAACCATTCTCCCAGATACGATTACCGAAGCGGCGGAGCAGCTAAGCGATAATAATAAACACAAACTCGTTGTTGTCCCTGTCTTTTTAAGTGAAGGGTATTATACGTCAAAAAAGATCCCTTCCAAACTCGTTGAGGTTGACCATGTGTATGATGGAAAAACATACTTACCTCACTCTGCGATCACGGAATGGCTGCAGGAGCAGGTAAACAATTATGTTTAG
- a CDS encoding DUF3892 domain-containing protein has product MAKTITAVRKNNEGDIVELQLSSGEVVDYKEAQQMAKNGDIEHVNVFRGRDGEEHLRSDADGIEENNLDNLPNF; this is encoded by the coding sequence ATGGCAAAAACGATTACTGCTGTAAGGAAAAATAATGAAGGTGATATCGTAGAATTGCAACTATCGTCAGGAGAGGTAGTAGACTACAAAGAAGCACAGCAAATGGCAAAGAATGGTGATATTGAGCATGTTAATGTGTTCCGTGGACGTGACGGTGAAGAGCACTTAAGAAGCGATGCTGATGGTATCGAAGAGAATAATTTAGATAATTTGCCAAACTTTTAA
- a CDS encoding D-2-hydroxyacid dehydrogenase, whose translation MAKKKLVITHELGQPLIEAIKSTVPSWEVIVSKDPTIWKKHLSDAEVIAGWKKEMLTYCFTENSKLKWLQTWSAGVNKIPLEEMKNRNMLVTSANGVHAYPISETIFALMLGLTRQIHHYVRNQQEKKWHHANLKLEIHEKTIGIIGVGAIGKETAKIAKAFGMKVLGVRNSGQKTEYVDHMYTPNELNNMLPQCDYVVVTLPLTKETEGMFGKEQFSHMKNSAFFINIGRGDIVVENELIAALRNDEIAGAGLDVFQKEPLESTSPLWAMENVIVTPHTSGSTEHYDERVIHDIFIPNLLNYMNDEELTINVVDYDKGY comes from the coding sequence ATGGCTAAGAAAAAGCTAGTTATTACACACGAATTAGGACAACCTTTAATCGAAGCTATTAAATCAACTGTTCCTTCCTGGGAAGTGATTGTTAGTAAGGACCCTACCATTTGGAAGAAGCATCTTTCTGATGCGGAAGTCATCGCAGGCTGGAAAAAAGAAATGCTTACTTACTGCTTCACTGAAAATTCGAAGTTAAAATGGCTTCAAACATGGAGTGCTGGCGTAAACAAGATTCCTTTAGAGGAAATGAAAAATAGAAATATGTTAGTCACGAGTGCAAATGGTGTACACGCATACCCAATTTCAGAAACCATATTTGCACTCATGCTAGGTTTAACACGACAAATACATCACTACGTTCGTAATCAACAGGAGAAAAAGTGGCATCATGCAAACCTTAAGTTAGAGATTCACGAAAAAACAATAGGAATCATTGGCGTTGGCGCAATAGGGAAAGAAACAGCTAAAATTGCGAAAGCGTTTGGCATGAAGGTGCTAGGTGTAAGAAACTCAGGACAAAAAACGGAATATGTTGACCACATGTATACTCCTAACGAATTGAATAACATGCTGCCACAATGTGACTATGTTGTTGTTACTTTACCTCTTACGAAAGAAACAGAAGGAATGTTCGGTAAAGAGCAGTTTTCTCATATGAAAAACTCAGCTTTCTTTATTAACATTGGGAGAGGAGATATTGTTGTAGAAAACGAATTGATTGCCGCTTTACGAAATGATGAAATTGCCGGCGCTGGACTTGATGTATTTCAAAAGGAACCATTAGAGTCGACTAGTCCACTTTGGGCCATGGAAAACGTGATCGTCACACCGCACACTTCTGGTTCTACAGAGCATTACGATGAAAGAGTCATTCATGATATTTTTATTCCTAACCTCCTAAACTACATGAACGATGAAGAGCTTACCATTAATGTCGTAGACTACGATAAAGGCTATTAA
- a CDS encoding anthranilate phosphoribosyltransferase, with translation MRQWIKQLAKGSNRAKDLTYDDAWSAAHSIFNGEATDVQLAAFLIAQRIKKESPEEVAAFVHFLRERAMTIPLPEQITSQLIDFSGPYDGRKTFAVTVPVSILLAESGMPVYLHSSDTLPPKRGSTLKAIFEQLQIPVQSTAEDIATSIKEYNIGFGWTESLCQPLSKIRHVREQIEVRSFINIVEKLLNLSHAQSIMLGIFHKSVLNTNVTSIRNLGFKKAYIVQGAEGSEDMPIHRKSFVYEVTKEEVNHIELDPQSYGLHEAKDDQKESLTLQDQVKLMEAILHGEEAEELTYFRKQVIYNAAARYYFYGNAASMEEGIERVIEQLKNKRGAHHLDKWRQSFRSTK, from the coding sequence ATGAGACAATGGATCAAACAACTAGCAAAAGGAAGCAACCGAGCTAAAGATTTAACATACGATGACGCCTGGAGCGCAGCGCACTCGATTTTTAACGGGGAGGCAACAGATGTTCAGCTTGCCGCATTCCTTATTGCCCAAAGAATAAAGAAAGAATCACCAGAGGAAGTGGCAGCTTTTGTTCACTTTTTAAGAGAAAGGGCAATGACAATACCATTACCTGAACAGATTACAAGTCAGCTAATTGACTTCTCTGGACCGTATGATGGAAGAAAAACATTTGCTGTAACGGTTCCAGTTTCCATCTTGTTAGCTGAAAGTGGCATGCCTGTATATTTACACAGTAGTGATACGCTACCGCCAAAGCGCGGCTCTACTTTAAAAGCGATATTTGAACAGCTGCAGATTCCCGTTCAAAGTACGGCTGAAGACATCGCAACATCTATTAAAGAATACAATATTGGTTTTGGCTGGACAGAATCACTTTGCCAACCACTTTCAAAGATACGTCACGTTCGTGAGCAAATCGAGGTACGTTCTTTTATCAATATTGTGGAAAAACTATTGAATTTATCGCACGCGCAATCGATTATGCTCGGAATCTTTCATAAATCAGTACTTAACACAAATGTGACAAGCATTAGAAACTTAGGATTTAAAAAAGCCTATATCGTTCAAGGTGCAGAAGGATCAGAGGACATGCCGATCCATCGCAAAAGCTTTGTATATGAAGTAACGAAAGAAGAGGTCAATCATATAGAGTTAGATCCACAATCATATGGCTTACATGAAGCAAAGGATGACCAAAAAGAGTCGTTAACACTTCAAGATCAAGTAAAGCTAATGGAGGCCATTCTACATGGTGAAGAAGCTGAAGAATTAACGTATTTTAGAAAACAAGTCATATACAATGCAGCCGCACGCTATTACTTCTACGGAAATGCGGCTTCGATGGAAGAAGGAATAGAACGAGTAATTGAGCAATTAAAAAATAAACGAGGCGCTCATCATCTAGACAAATGGCGCCAATCTTTTAGAAGTACAAAATAA
- a CDS encoding DNA-3-methyladenine glycosylase: MDKRFFKQSTLQLAINLLGKTLVKESDAGVTAGKIVETEAYKGPHDRAAHSFNNRRTKRTEVMFGPSGYTYTYVMHTHCLVNVVSAEVGQPEAVLIRAIEPLVGIDLILARRGEGKALHELTNGPGKLTKAMGIDITDYGLPLFEKPLFIADGDGIAPEEISKGPRIGIENSGEAKDYPWRFWIANNQFVSRYRRKK, translated from the coding sequence ATGGATAAACGTTTTTTCAAACAATCTACTCTGCAGCTCGCAATCAACTTATTAGGAAAGACGTTAGTAAAAGAAAGTGATGCAGGAGTGACTGCGGGGAAAATTGTGGAGACTGAAGCGTATAAAGGTCCTCACGATCGTGCAGCTCATAGCTTTAATAATCGAAGAACGAAACGAACGGAAGTGATGTTTGGACCTAGTGGCTATACGTATACATATGTAATGCATACCCATTGTCTCGTTAACGTGGTTAGTGCTGAAGTAGGACAGCCAGAAGCTGTATTAATCAGGGCAATCGAGCCATTAGTCGGTATTGATTTGATACTAGCTCGTAGAGGAGAAGGTAAAGCATTACATGAGCTAACAAATGGACCAGGGAAGTTAACAAAAGCAATGGGAATTGATATTACGGACTACGGACTTCCGTTGTTTGAAAAACCGCTGTTTATAGCTGACGGAGATGGAATCGCTCCTGAAGAGATAAGCAAAGGCCCGAGAATCGGCATAGAAAACAGTGGAGAAGCAAAAGATTACCCGTGGAGATTTTGGATAGCAAATAATCAATTCGTATCTAGATATAGAAGAAAAAAGTAG
- a CDS encoding XdhC family protein, with protein sequence MQDIVDYISLMKKRPNETFAMATIIYIEGSSYRREGAKMMFSKARSSFGMISGGCLEEDLSYYAQQVIETKKQQIVPYDLRSESDEGWGKGAGCNGKIYVHIEPVGWNIGTTWKQIDEELLQGHDVISFRKLENGRVVQPLLFYKNGTSITSEPSIHLTETFSKKLQQFVNSEAILDYEELEGDQVMIERFKAPSLLYIFGAGPDVESVVKRAVDFNFKVVVIDPREARCNETFFPQASELIVAHPERFLQDNSICESSYVLIMTHSFQQDKVILEYFMHVRAKYIGILGSKRRTNRLLGEEAIPDWLHSPVGINIYAEGAEEISISILGELIKVRNERNAKNRKQKKKKELPFLKNLQSLC encoded by the coding sequence ATGCAAGATATCGTCGATTATATATCGCTAATGAAAAAGAGACCAAATGAAACGTTTGCTATGGCGACAATTATTTATATAGAAGGCTCCTCGTATAGACGTGAAGGAGCGAAAATGATGTTTTCCAAAGCTAGAAGCAGCTTTGGGATGATAAGCGGTGGATGTTTAGAAGAGGATTTGTCTTATTATGCTCAACAAGTGATTGAAACGAAAAAACAACAAATTGTCCCATATGACTTACGAAGTGAGAGTGATGAAGGTTGGGGAAAAGGTGCAGGATGTAACGGGAAAATATATGTACACATTGAGCCAGTTGGTTGGAACATAGGCACAACTTGGAAACAAATCGATGAGGAACTCTTACAAGGTCACGATGTGATCTCCTTCCGAAAGCTTGAGAATGGTAGGGTAGTGCAGCCTCTTTTATTCTACAAAAATGGCACAAGCATCACAAGCGAGCCCAGTATTCATTTAACTGAGACATTTTCCAAAAAGCTTCAACAATTCGTCAACAGTGAAGCTATTCTTGATTATGAAGAACTTGAAGGAGATCAAGTCATGATTGAACGGTTTAAAGCACCGTCTTTACTATATATTTTTGGAGCAGGACCAGATGTGGAGTCAGTAGTAAAGAGAGCTGTCGATTTTAATTTTAAGGTCGTAGTCATTGATCCAAGAGAGGCAAGATGTAACGAGACATTTTTTCCTCAGGCAAGTGAATTAATAGTTGCGCATCCTGAGCGTTTCTTGCAGGACAATAGCATTTGTGAAAGTAGTTACGTATTAATCATGACTCATAGCTTTCAGCAGGATAAAGTGATATTAGAGTATTTCATGCATGTGAGAGCAAAATATATTGGTATTCTCGGTTCGAAACGACGAACGAATCGATTGCTAGGCGAGGAAGCAATACCAGATTGGTTACATTCACCTGTAGGGATAAATATTTATGCTGAGGGGGCAGAGGAGATTAGTATTAGTATTTTAGGAGAATTAATTAAAGTAAGGAATGAGCGGAATGCCAAAAATAGAAAGCAGAAAAAGAAAAAGGAGCTTCCATTTCTAAAAAACTTGCAATCTTTATGTTAG
- a CDS encoding precorrin-2 dehydrogenase/sirohydrochlorin ferrochelatase family protein, with translation MAKFTPCMVKLNGKKAVVVGGGKVAYRKVQQLLSNQCKVKVISPDLCDELDSIIDQCDYENRSYVNGDTEGSFIVIAATNDKAINEAIYEDAQQAPFINIVDNQKLSNFFLPAVVDRGALQIAISTTGTSPIFTKKIREQLETLFGTEYEAYLEKIGELRQDIIKQAKNVSQKKELLEQLTDDELLEAFRENDETKIEAYISNIRKSLK, from the coding sequence ATGGCTAAATTCACTCCATGCATGGTTAAGTTGAACGGTAAAAAGGCTGTCGTTGTTGGTGGCGGTAAAGTTGCGTATCGAAAGGTGCAGCAGCTCCTTTCTAATCAATGTAAAGTAAAGGTCATAAGTCCAGATTTATGCGACGAACTTGACTCAATCATTGACCAATGTGATTATGAAAACAGAAGCTACGTTAATGGTGATACAGAGGGCTCTTTTATTGTAATTGCGGCGACAAACGATAAAGCGATAAATGAAGCCATATATGAGGATGCACAACAAGCTCCTTTTATCAATATTGTCGATAATCAAAAGCTGTCCAATTTCTTTTTACCTGCTGTAGTTGACCGTGGTGCATTACAAATAGCGATATCGACGACAGGTACGAGCCCAATTTTCACTAAAAAAATTAGAGAACAGCTAGAAACATTGTTCGGTACAGAATATGAAGCCTACTTAGAGAAAATAGGAGAACTACGGCAAGATATTATTAAGCAGGCAAAAAATGTGAGTCAAAAAAAAGAGTTGTTGGAACAACTTACAGACGATGAGCTACTTGAAGCATTTAGAGAAAACGATGAAACAAAGATAGAAGCTTATATCTCAAATATAAGAAAGAGCTTAAAGTGA
- the nasC gene encoding assimilatory nitrate reductase catalytic subunit NasC produces the protein MSDFLKHFRTEQLEKSMEKVMTTQCPYCSVQCSMELTEERIVTRKRYKAKPNKQDRTSEGRMCMKGANAHQHVMNGERITSPLLKIDGEFCQIPWELAIEYIVEQFKFIQKEDGNDALGVYGGGSLTNEEAYLLGKFARVALKTKHIDYNGRFCMSAAAAAGNAAFGMDRGLTNSLSEIPDAKCIILAGTNIADCQPTIVPYFRKAKKNGAFITVIDPRETGTSKLADLHLQVKPGTDALVANAMLKVLFDEGYTNDRFISERTNGFHEVKGDIQGLDLQELADLSGVKVEDITLAAREYGKAETGFLFTARGVEQHSHGYENVRQYLNLVLATGKIGKYACGYGAITGQGNGQGGREHGQKADQLPGYRSIENEEHRKYIASVWGVNEAELPRKGVSAYELIEKVDKEEITAMFVMGSNPVVSNPNAIFVEKALKKLKFLVVVDMFVSETARMADLILPTSSYLEDEGTMTNLEGRVVLRKAERTLPGDVKHDWQIMSEIASSLGFQEAFSYTSAEDIFNELRLASRGGIADYYGITYNRLKEEGIFWPCPDKEHPGTSRIFDQTFAHPDGKALFYGLRKPKLVEEPSEQFPLLLTTGRIMEHYLSGTQTRRSPELNKRAEEPLLEIHPETAKKYRINNGELFQLRSRRGSMIIRSSYSEKIRRDTIFAPFHWGDSQSINRVTNPVLDPFCKMPEFKVCSVSITPLIDQKGGSFDETMDQTTSKRKQPS, from the coding sequence ATGAGTGACTTTCTTAAACACTTTCGCACTGAACAGTTAGAGAAATCAATGGAAAAGGTCATGACGACTCAATGCCCATACTGTAGTGTGCAATGTTCCATGGAGCTAACAGAAGAAAGAATCGTAACGAGGAAGCGGTATAAAGCAAAACCGAACAAGCAAGATCGTACTTCAGAAGGACGTATGTGCATGAAAGGTGCTAACGCTCACCAGCATGTGATGAATGGTGAGCGTATCACCTCTCCTCTTTTAAAAATAGACGGAGAGTTTTGCCAAATTCCATGGGAGCTAGCAATTGAATATATCGTCGAACAATTTAAGTTTATCCAAAAAGAAGACGGGAATGATGCTCTCGGCGTTTATGGTGGTGGTTCTTTAACAAATGAGGAGGCTTACTTACTAGGGAAGTTTGCTAGAGTGGCCTTAAAAACGAAGCACATTGATTATAACGGTCGATTTTGCATGAGTGCTGCAGCAGCTGCAGGAAATGCCGCTTTTGGAATGGACCGTGGTCTAACGAACAGCCTATCAGAAATACCAGATGCAAAATGCATTATATTAGCCGGAACGAATATTGCTGATTGCCAGCCTACAATCGTACCTTACTTTAGAAAAGCGAAAAAAAACGGTGCATTCATCACCGTTATTGACCCAAGAGAAACAGGCACTTCTAAACTCGCAGATTTACATTTACAAGTAAAACCTGGTACAGATGCGCTCGTTGCAAACGCGATGTTAAAGGTGTTATTTGACGAAGGATATACGAATGATCGCTTTATTTCAGAAAGAACGAACGGTTTTCATGAGGTGAAGGGTGATATTCAAGGATTAGACCTTCAAGAGCTTGCAGATTTATCGGGAGTGAAAGTGGAAGATATTACACTCGCAGCGAGAGAATATGGTAAAGCTGAAACAGGTTTTCTATTTACTGCGCGAGGGGTTGAACAGCACTCTCATGGCTATGAAAACGTCAGGCAATATTTAAATCTCGTATTAGCTACAGGGAAAATTGGAAAGTATGCATGCGGATACGGGGCTATTACTGGACAAGGAAATGGCCAAGGTGGAAGAGAGCATGGGCAAAAAGCAGATCAGCTCCCAGGCTATCGTTCCATTGAAAATGAAGAGCATAGAAAATATATTGCAAGTGTCTGGGGTGTAAATGAAGCCGAGTTACCAAGAAAAGGCGTCTCTGCCTATGAATTGATAGAAAAGGTAGACAAAGAGGAAATAACAGCGATGTTCGTGATGGGATCAAATCCTGTCGTATCAAATCCAAATGCTATTTTTGTAGAGAAGGCATTGAAAAAGTTAAAATTTCTCGTTGTAGTAGATATGTTCGTCTCTGAAACAGCAAGAATGGCCGATCTTATATTGCCGACTTCTAGTTATCTAGAAGATGAAGGAACGATGACAAACCTTGAAGGAAGAGTTGTTTTAAGGAAAGCTGAAAGAACTTTACCAGGTGATGTGAAGCACGATTGGCAAATCATGTCAGAGATTGCTTCGTCGCTCGGTTTTCAAGAAGCATTTTCATATACAAGTGCAGAAGATATTTTTAATGAGTTGCGGCTTGCTAGTCGAGGTGGAATTGCAGATTACTATGGGATCACTTATAATCGCTTAAAAGAGGAAGGTATTTTCTGGCCTTGTCCAGATAAAGAACACCCTGGTACATCTCGCATTTTCGACCAAACATTTGCTCATCCAGATGGGAAAGCACTATTTTACGGGTTGAGAAAACCGAAGCTAGTAGAGGAGCCATCTGAACAATTCCCCCTACTATTAACAACAGGAAGAATAATGGAGCATTATTTAAGTGGCACACAAACGAGAAGGAGTCCCGAACTAAACAAAAGAGCAGAAGAGCCGTTACTCGAAATTCACCCCGAAACAGCAAAAAAGTATCGTATAAATAATGGTGAATTATTTCAGCTACGTTCTAGAAGAGGTAGTATGATCATCCGAAGCAGCTATTCTGAGAAAATTAGAAGGGACACGATATTTGCCCCATTTCACTGGGGAGATTCCCAATCTATTAATCGAGTGACCAATCCTGTGCTTGATCCTTTCTGTAAAATGCCAGAGTTCAAAGTGTGTTCTGTAAGCATCACCCCTCTGATTGATCAAAAGGGAGGCAGTTTTGATGAGACAATGGATCAAACAACTAGCAAAAGGAAGCAACCGAGCTAA
- the cobA gene encoding uroporphyrinogen-III C-methyltransferase, translated as MNNGKVFFVGAGPGDADLITVKGAKAIQCADVIVYDRLINKDLLDYAKPLVELIYCGKLPDRHIIPQENINEIIVEHAKKGKTVVRLKGGDPSIFGRVGEEAEHCVNNGVSYEIVPGITSGIAATTYAGIPLTHRDLSSSCAFITGHKRTDQIQKETQWDKLATSVDTLVFYMGVGNLRMIQEQLVLHGRSRKTPVALVRWGTTEEQETLVGTLDNIVEKVEAAQFRSPAIIVVGEVVTLREKLAWFAEKGAETLTVAQGS; from the coding sequence ATGAACAATGGAAAAGTATTCTTTGTGGGAGCGGGCCCCGGAGACGCAGACTTAATAACGGTGAAAGGCGCCAAAGCAATTCAATGTGCAGATGTTATTGTGTATGATAGACTTATCAACAAAGACCTATTAGACTATGCAAAACCATTAGTAGAGCTCATTTACTGTGGAAAATTACCAGATCGTCATATCATTCCGCAAGAAAATATAAATGAAATAATAGTAGAGCATGCTAAAAAGGGAAAAACAGTTGTGAGGCTTAAGGGTGGAGATCCAAGTATTTTTGGGCGCGTAGGTGAAGAAGCAGAGCACTGTGTCAATAACGGTGTCTCCTACGAAATTGTCCCTGGAATAACATCAGGAATTGCCGCGACAACTTATGCTGGAATTCCGTTAACACATAGAGATTTAAGCTCATCATGTGCATTTATCACAGGCCATAAACGAACTGATCAAATCCAAAAGGAAACGCAGTGGGATAAGCTGGCAACTTCTGTTGACACTCTCGTTTTTTATATGGGCGTTGGCAACTTACGTATGATACAGGAACAGCTAGTTTTACATGGCCGTTCCCGAAAAACGCCTGTAGCACTCGTACGGTGGGGAACAACAGAGGAGCAAGAAACATTAGTTGGCACCCTTGATAACATAGTTGAGAAGGTAGAGGCAGCACAGTTTCGTTCACCTGCAATTATTGTAGTTGGTGAAGTCGTTACACTGCGTGAAAAGCTTGCATGGTTTGCAGAAAAAGGAGCAGAGACGCTCACTGTAGCGCAAGGGTCGTAA
- the nirD gene encoding nitrite reductase small subunit NirD, giving the protein MGNTKELQKVLVAQLDELPLKIGKEVKVGGHEIALFRLSNGKVKAIENKCPHKQGPLAEGIVSGEHVFCPLHDWKIDITTGEVQKPDDGCVKTYDVEVTDDTVYILL; this is encoded by the coding sequence ATGGGGAACACGAAGGAACTACAAAAAGTACTAGTCGCTCAACTTGATGAGCTACCGTTAAAAATAGGAAAAGAAGTAAAAGTGGGGGGACACGAAATAGCATTATTCAGATTAAGTAATGGGAAAGTGAAGGCAATTGAAAATAAATGCCCGCATAAGCAAGGGCCTTTAGCCGAAGGAATTGTTAGTGGAGAACACGTCTTCTGCCCATTACACGATTGGAAGATTGATATAACTACTGGAGAAGTACAAAAGCCAGATGATGGATGTGTAAAAACGTATGATGTTGAGGTGACAGATGACACTGTTTATATTTTGCTTTAA
- a CDS encoding NarK family nitrate/nitrite MFS transporter has translation MKIADIFKFKNEQMKVLHLTWIAFFISFFTWFNMAPLATTMLESSDWLTSEHIAALAIINVALTIPARIVIGMLIDRFGPRVVYSGLLILMSIPTFMFAFGDSWTQLMISRLLLSSIGASFVIGIRMVSEWFPPKDVGFAEGVYGGWGNFGSAAGAMLLPWFALTAFGGDEGWRYAVALTGVFCIVYGIIYFLAVRDTPEGKAFVVPKKNGAMEVSTWKDMIQLILWTLPLGGALAVLAWRLEGMGFISSTVLYSTYAIIGAVMLYQIYKILQVNVPILKKGVPKDDQYKFKNVAALNSTYFANFGAELAIVSMLPMFFQMTFSLSATSAGLIAASFAFINLIARPLGGILSDRMGNRKRVMLIYMVGITLGMVGMGFINSGWPLVLAVAITVLTSVFVQGSEGATFAIIPMIKKRITGQVAGMAGAYGNVGSTIYLTLYTFVTPQQFFFILAGGAFTSFVLCYFWLEEPKNSFANEYYESSVDRENAVEDHYEMELKKVAVNK, from the coding sequence ATGAAAATAGCTGATATTTTTAAGTTTAAGAATGAACAAATGAAAGTGTTGCATTTAACGTGGATTGCCTTTTTTATATCGTTCTTTACTTGGTTTAATATGGCACCACTAGCAACGACGATGCTTGAATCTAGTGATTGGTTAACTTCTGAGCACATTGCTGCACTTGCCATTATTAACGTCGCCTTAACGATACCTGCAAGAATCGTGATAGGAATGCTAATCGATCGCTTTGGTCCAAGAGTTGTTTACTCGGGATTACTGATTTTAATGTCAATACCAACGTTTATGTTTGCATTTGGAGACTCATGGACACAGTTAATGATTTCAAGATTGTTATTAAGTAGTATCGGTGCAAGCTTTGTTATCGGTATTCGGATGGTTTCAGAATGGTTCCCACCAAAGGATGTTGGATTTGCAGAAGGTGTTTATGGAGGATGGGGGAACTTTGGTTCGGCAGCTGGAGCGATGCTGTTACCTTGGTTTGCATTAACAGCCTTTGGCGGTGACGAAGGTTGGAGATATGCGGTCGCCTTAACAGGAGTATTTTGTATCGTGTATGGAATTATTTATTTCCTTGCTGTAAGAGATACTCCAGAAGGGAAAGCCTTCGTTGTACCTAAGAAAAATGGTGCAATGGAAGTAAGTACATGGAAGGATATGATTCAGCTTATTCTTTGGACACTGCCGTTAGGAGGCGCGTTAGCTGTACTCGCTTGGCGTTTAGAGGGAATGGGATTCATCTCTTCGACAGTTTTATATTCTACTTACGCAATTATAGGTGCAGTAATGCTCTATCAAATATACAAAATATTACAAGTGAATGTTCCTATTTTAAAAAAGGGTGTACCGAAGGACGACCAATATAAATTTAAGAATGTTGCAGCACTAAACAGCACATATTTCGCAAACTTTGGTGCAGAGCTTGCTATTGTCTCGATGCTTCCGATGTTTTTCCAGATGACATTTTCATTAAGTGCAACATCAGCTGGGCTAATAGCCGCATCGTTTGCGTTTATTAATTTAATCGCTAGACCATTAGGAGGAATTTTATCCGATCGAATGGGAAATCGAAAGCGTGTCATGCTTATTTACATGGTTGGAATCACCTTAGGGATGGTAGGCATGGGCTTTATCAATTCTGGCTGGCCACTCGTCCTAGCAGTTGCAATTACCGTTTTAACATCTGTATTCGTTCAAGGATCAGAAGGAGCAACCTTTGCCATTATACCGATGATTAAAAAGCGAATCACTGGTCAAGTTGCAGGTATGGCAGGGGCATATGGAAATGTAGGGTCAACAATTTACTTAACGCTATATACATTTGTCACACCGCAACAATTTTTCTTCATATTAGCTGGTGGTGCATTTACTAGCTTCGTGCTTTGCTACTTCTGGCTAGAGGAGCCTAAAAACTCATTTGCAAATGAGTATTATGAATCATCTGTAGACAGAGAAAATGCAGTAGAAGATCATTATGAAATGGAATTGAAAAAAGTAGCAGTAAACAAATAA